In one window of Flavobacterium ginsengisoli DNA:
- a CDS encoding acyl-CoA reductase → MTLETKKSVFVELGKFLSQFSEGASAQKSDVLYNDLFFDDFNNLIHLSQSHNGWYTPEQVYFSIQSWAEALTKENIDKWLSVYKIEENNENPKTIALILAGNIPLVGFHDFLSVLITGNKALIKTSSNDQHLLPFLAKYLIAVDEDFKNKITFVEGKLENFDAVIATGSNNTSRYFEYYFKDKPSIIRKNRNSATILTGKETNEDLEALGEDIFRYFGLGCRNVSKLFIPKGYTFDAFFQAMFKYQDVIHYEKYANNYDYNKAVFLMSNFKLLDNGFLTLKEDSSYASPISSVFYEYYENLEDLEKRLQEDTDQIQCIVSSNLTTNSIAFGETQKPQLWDYADNVDTITFLLTTK, encoded by the coding sequence ATGACATTAGAAACAAAAAAAAGTGTTTTTGTTGAATTAGGAAAATTTTTAAGTCAGTTTTCTGAAGGCGCTTCTGCGCAAAAATCTGACGTCTTATATAATGATCTCTTTTTTGATGATTTCAATAACCTGATTCATTTATCGCAATCTCATAATGGATGGTATACTCCTGAACAGGTTTATTTCTCTATACAATCTTGGGCTGAAGCTTTGACAAAAGAAAATATTGACAAATGGCTTTCTGTTTATAAAATTGAAGAAAATAATGAGAATCCAAAAACTATTGCTTTGATTTTAGCAGGAAATATTCCCTTAGTAGGTTTTCATGATTTCTTATCGGTTTTAATTACAGGCAACAAAGCTTTAATCAAAACTTCTTCAAACGACCAGCATTTATTACCATTTTTAGCTAAATATTTAATTGCTGTTGATGAAGATTTCAAAAACAAAATCACTTTCGTAGAAGGAAAACTAGAAAACTTCGACGCTGTAATCGCTACAGGAAGCAACAATACTTCTCGTTATTTTGAATATTATTTTAAAGACAAACCTTCAATCATTCGTAAAAACAGAAATTCGGCGACGATTTTAACCGGAAAAGAAACCAACGAAGATTTAGAAGCATTGGGCGAAGATATTTTTAGATATTTTGGTTTAGGATGTCGAAATGTTTCCAAGCTTTTTATTCCAAAAGGCTATACTTTTGATGCTTTTTTCCAAGCCATGTTCAAATATCAAGACGTTATTCATTATGAAAAATACGCTAATAATTATGATTATAACAAAGCTGTATTTTTAATGAGTAATTTCAAATTACTAGACAACGGATTCTTGACTTTAAAAGAAGATTCAAGCTACGCTTCGCCTATTTCTAGTGTTTTTTATGAATACTACGAAAACCTTGAAGATCTAGAAAAACGCCTTCAGGAAGACACAGATCAAATTCAATGTATTGTTAGCAGTAATTTAACTACAAATAGTATTGCATTTGGCGAAACGCAAAAACCGCAATTGTGGGATTACGCAGATAATGTCGATACTATAACGTTTTTGTTAACAACAAAGTAA
- the ychF gene encoding redox-regulated ATPase YchF — protein sequence MKAGIVGLPNVGKSTLFNCLSNAKAQSANFPFCTIEPNIGVVNVPDPRINKLEELVKPERVQMATVDIVDIAGLVKGASKGEGLGNQFLGNIRECNAIIHVLRCFDNDNIVHVDGNVNPIRDKETIDIELQLKDLETVEKRLEKVKRLAKTGNKEAQAEEALLNRIREALLQAKSARTIIPQNNDEEVLMEAFQLITAKPVLYVCNVDESSAVNGNKYVDQVRELVKDEEAEVIVLSVGAEADITELESYEERQVFLEDMGLEEPGASVLIRATYKLLKQQTYFTAGVKEVRAWTINIGATAPQAAGVIHTDFEKGFIRAEVISYDDYVHYGSEAKAKEAGKFRVEGKEYIVKDGDVMHFRFNV from the coding sequence ATGAAAGCAGGAATTGTAGGATTGCCAAATGTTGGAAAATCAACATTATTTAATTGTTTATCTAATGCAAAAGCGCAAAGTGCTAACTTTCCGTTTTGTACAATCGAACCTAATATTGGTGTTGTAAACGTTCCAGATCCAAGAATCAATAAATTGGAAGAATTGGTTAAACCAGAGCGCGTTCAAATGGCAACTGTAGATATCGTAGATATTGCAGGTTTGGTAAAAGGAGCAAGTAAAGGTGAAGGTCTTGGAAACCAGTTTTTAGGAAACATTAGAGAGTGTAATGCTATTATTCACGTTTTACGTTGTTTTGATAATGATAATATTGTGCACGTTGACGGAAACGTAAATCCAATTCGTGACAAAGAAACTATCGACATCGAATTGCAGTTAAAAGACTTAGAAACTGTTGAAAAACGTTTAGAAAAAGTAAAACGTCTTGCAAAAACCGGAAATAAAGAAGCTCAGGCAGAAGAAGCTTTATTAAACAGAATTAGAGAAGCTCTTTTACAGGCAAAATCTGCAAGAACAATTATTCCTCAAAACAATGATGAAGAAGTTTTGATGGAAGCTTTTCAATTAATTACAGCAAAACCAGTTTTATATGTTTGTAACGTTGACGAAAGTTCAGCAGTAAACGGAAACAAATATGTTGATCAAGTTCGTGAATTAGTAAAAGACGAAGAAGCTGAAGTTATTGTACTTTCTGTAGGTGCAGAGGCAGATATCACAGAATTAGAAAGCTACGAAGAGCGTCAGGTTTTCTTAGAAGATATGGGATTAGAAGAGCCAGGAGCATCAGTTTTAATTCGTGCGACTTACAAATTGTTAAAACAGCAAACTTATTTTACAGCTGGTGTGAAAGAAGTTCGCGCTTGGACAATCAACATTGGAGCAACTGCGCCACAAGCAGCAGGAGTTATTCATACAGATTTTGAAAAAGGATTTATTCGTGCAGAAGTAATTTCATATGACGATTACGTTCATTATGGTTCTGAGGCAAAAGCAAAAGAAGCTGGAAAATTCAGAGTTGAAGGAAAAGAATATATCGTGAAAGATGGTGATGTAATGCATTTCCGTTTTAACGTTTAG
- a CDS encoding TIGR02117 family protein, protein MLKKTFKILGWTLFGIFSFLALYISSVLIISKITVNSDIAKVEEQDAVPIYILSNGVHTDIVVPIKNEIKDWRNEIQFSQTQSKDSLMNYIAFGWGDKGFYLETPEWSDLKASTAFKVAFGISSSAVHATFFKQLREGDDCKRILISKENYQKLVNYISNSFSDSVHPQWIEGHSYGRKDAFYEAKGSYSLFYTCNTWANNALKAANQKASLWTVYDKGIFCHYK, encoded by the coding sequence ATGCTAAAAAAAACATTCAAAATCCTAGGCTGGACACTTTTCGGAATCTTTAGTTTTCTTGCTTTGTACATTTCTTCTGTTTTAATTATTTCAAAAATTACAGTCAATTCTGATATTGCAAAAGTCGAAGAACAAGATGCCGTTCCCATTTACATTCTTTCTAATGGAGTTCATACTGATATTGTTGTTCCTATAAAAAATGAAATCAAAGACTGGCGAAACGAAATTCAATTCAGTCAAACTCAATCAAAAGATTCGTTAATGAATTATATTGCTTTTGGTTGGGGAGACAAAGGATTTTATCTTGAAACACCAGAATGGTCAGATTTAAAAGCAAGCACAGCCTTTAAAGTCGCTTTCGGGATTAGTTCATCTGCTGTACATGCTACATTTTTCAAGCAATTAAGAGAAGGAGATGACTGCAAACGCATTTTGATTTCAAAAGAAAATTATCAAAAATTAGTCAATTATATTTCAAACAGTTTTAGTGATTCAGTTCATCCACAATGGATTGAAGGGCATAGTTACGGAAGAAAAGATGCTTTCTATGAAGCCAAAGGAAGTTACAGCCTTTTTTATACTTGCAATACTTGGGCCAATAATGCCCTAAAAGCAGCCAATCAAAAAGCGAGTTTATGGACTGTTTATGATAAAGGGATTTTTTGTCATTATAAATAA
- a CDS encoding NADPH-dependent FMN reductase, whose protein sequence is MKIIAFGGSNSKHSINKRLATYASSLFENADVEVLDLNDFAMPVFSVDLEKEVGQHKVAQAFLNKLKEADILVVSMAENNGNYSVAFKNVFDWSSRIEKDVFQHKPMLLLATSPGGRGGASVLGIAQNLFPRYGAEIKGSFSLPAFGSNFDLQENKISNPELDQELKDIIKSNF, encoded by the coding sequence ATGAAAATAATAGCCTTTGGAGGAAGTAACAGTAAGCACTCAATCAATAAACGTTTAGCTACTTATGCATCAAGTTTATTTGAAAATGCAGACGTTGAAGTTTTAGATTTGAATGATTTTGCAATGCCAGTTTTTAGTGTTGATCTTGAAAAAGAAGTTGGTCAGCATAAAGTTGCACAAGCATTCTTAAACAAATTGAAAGAAGCTGATATTTTAGTAGTTTCAATGGCAGAAAATAACGGAAATTATTCTGTTGCTTTCAAAAATGTTTTCGATTGGAGTTCAAGAATCGAAAAAGATGTTTTTCAGCATAAACCAATGTTATTATTGGCAACTTCTCCAGGCGGTAGAGGAGGCGCATCTGTTTTAGGAATTGCACAGAATCTCTTTCCTCGCTATGGAGCAGAAATTAAAGGAAGTTTTTCATTGCCAGCATTTGGCTCGAATTTTGATTTACAAGAAAATAAAATCTCTAATCCAGAATTGGATCAGGAATTGAAAGATATTATTAAATCAAATTTTTAA
- a CDS encoding DUF6787 family protein, protein MNRLKKRWGITSNLQAIIIFIVFAITGSASAWLSKPFCVWLGITKEDFGGWFTLIRLIIIFPIYQVLLVAIGTIFGQFKFFWNFEKKMLKNMGLGFLFKD, encoded by the coding sequence ATGAACAGATTAAAAAAACGCTGGGGAATCACCTCCAATTTACAAGCCATAATTATATTTATCGTTTTTGCCATCACAGGATCGGCATCTGCGTGGCTGTCTAAACCATTCTGCGTTTGGCTGGGAATTACTAAAGAAGATTTTGGAGGCTGGTTTACACTCATTCGCCTTATAATTATCTTTCCAATTTACCAAGTTTTATTAGTTGCGATCGGAACTATTTTTGGGCAATTTAAATTCTTTTGGAACTTCGAAAAGAAAATGCTTAAAAACATGGGACTTGGTTTTTTATTTAAGGATTAG
- a CDS encoding D-2-hydroxyacid dehydrogenase: MKVLANDGISKSGILALEKGGFEVITTKVAQEQVANYINENNVDVILVRSATKVRKDIIDACPGIKIIGRGGVGMDNIDVDYAKSKGIHVINTPASSSESVAELVFGHLFNGVRFLHDSNRNMPLEGDSNFDGLKKAYANGTELRGKTLGIVGIGRIGQATAKMALGLGMKVIATDSFIPQVDVKVEFFDGQSITTTIVSQSLESLFKEADFITLHVPAQNGYIIGEKELEIMKDGVGIVNCARGGVIDEVALVKALDSGKVAFAGLDVFENEPKPEMAILMHSKISLTPHIGAATGEAQDRIGTELASQIITLLS; encoded by the coding sequence ATGAAAGTATTAGCAAATGACGGAATTTCTAAAAGCGGAATTCTAGCCTTAGAAAAAGGTGGATTTGAAGTTATAACTACAAAAGTAGCTCAAGAACAAGTAGCTAACTATATCAATGAAAATAATGTTGACGTAATTTTAGTTCGTAGTGCAACTAAAGTTCGTAAAGATATAATCGACGCTTGTCCTGGTATCAAAATCATCGGTCGTGGTGGTGTTGGTATGGATAATATCGATGTGGATTATGCTAAAAGCAAAGGAATTCATGTAATTAATACTCCAGCTTCATCTTCAGAATCTGTTGCTGAATTAGTTTTCGGTCACTTATTCAATGGTGTACGTTTTTTGCATGATTCTAACAGAAATATGCCTCTAGAAGGAGATTCAAACTTTGACGGTTTGAAAAAAGCATATGCTAACGGAACTGAATTAAGAGGAAAAACTTTAGGTATTGTTGGTATTGGTCGTATCGGACAAGCTACTGCAAAAATGGCTCTTGGTTTAGGAATGAAAGTTATTGCGACTGATAGTTTTATTCCTCAAGTTGATGTAAAAGTTGAATTTTTCGACGGACAATCAATTACAACTACAATCGTTTCTCAATCTTTAGAGTCTTTATTTAAAGAAGCTGATTTCATTACATTGCACGTTCCTGCTCAAAATGGTTATATCATTGGAGAAAAAGAACTTGAAATCATGAAAGATGGTGTTGGAATCGTGAATTGTGCTCGTGGTGGTGTTATTGATGAAGTAGCTTTGGTAAAAGCTTTAGATTCAGGAAAAGTTGCTTTTGCTGGTTTAGATGTTTTCGAAAACGAACCAAAACCAGAAATGGCAATCTTAATGCACTCTAAAATTTCATTAACTCCACACATTGGAGCTGCGACTGGAGAAGCACAAGACAGAATTGGTACTGAATTAGCATCACAAATTATTACTTTGTTAAGCTAA
- a CDS encoding DUF6146 family protein, with amino-acid sequence MKKCISILIVLFTIIACSSASKNIASTDTATPNKKVNDTVRIANDSLEYEVIIIDNGFSTWLASRAYPRNYYSLQYLENKNNLYVTEWNNRVLQPQRYNPNLYEMSIDYRPDIHYGYEVNYLIYNYMIYFQNTYKQKLWGYVPSR; translated from the coding sequence ATGAAAAAGTGCATTTCCATATTAATTGTTTTATTTACCATTATTGCGTGTTCATCGGCTTCTAAGAATATCGCCAGTACAGATACTGCTACACCAAACAAAAAAGTAAATGATACCGTTAGAATTGCAAATGATTCATTAGAATACGAAGTTATCATCATTGATAATGGATTCTCTACTTGGCTCGCTTCTAGAGCCTATCCACGAAACTATTATTCATTGCAATATCTTGAAAACAAAAACAATCTGTACGTAACCGAATGGAACAATCGTGTTTTACAACCACAGCGTTACAATCCAAATTTATACGAAATGTCTATTGATTATCGCCCAGATATTCATTATGGCTACGAAGTAAATTACTTAATTTACAATTACATGATTTATTTTCAAAATACTTACAAACAAAAGCTTTGGGGTTATGTTCCCTCAAGATAA
- a CDS encoding DUF937 domain-containing protein — protein MFEQLTQLVQQYGGDAVVNNNAIPNEHNEAVISETSNSIFEGLKKIVSEGGTDQIAGLFNGSSAIDSSNPVVQQIQQQLSGNLGEKFGLSSADSNGVASNLIPQILGSLVNKAKDPNDSSFQISDIINSISGNSGQASGIMDTISKYGMQFGLDQNNDGKVDVADVLVVTKSKGGIAGFIGKLFGSK, from the coding sequence ATGTTTGAACAATTAACTCAATTAGTGCAACAATATGGAGGTGATGCAGTTGTAAACAATAACGCTATCCCAAATGAACATAACGAAGCTGTTATTAGCGAAACCAGCAATTCTATTTTTGAAGGATTAAAAAAGATTGTTTCTGAAGGCGGAACTGATCAAATTGCTGGATTATTCAATGGAAGTTCAGCCATTGACAGCTCAAATCCGGTAGTGCAACAAATTCAGCAACAACTAAGTGGAAATCTTGGCGAAAAATTCGGTTTAAGCAGTGCCGATTCAAATGGAGTTGCTTCCAATTTAATTCCACAGATTTTAGGTTCTCTAGTGAATAAAGCAAAAGATCCGAACGATAGCAGTTTTCAAATTTCAGATATTATAAATTCAATTTCAGGAAACAGCGGACAAGCTTCGGGAATAATGGACACCATTTCTAAATACGGAATGCAATTTGGCCTTGACCAAAACAACGACGGAAAAGTTGACGTTGCAGATGTTCTTGTAGTGACCAAAAGCAAAGGAGGAATCGCAGGTTTTATTGGAAAGTTGTTTGGAAGCAAATAA